One Pseudomonadales bacterium genomic window, CGGATTCCCGGTTTAGGCGGTGAAGTATTTAGTCGGGCCGGAGGCGTGTCCGTGCTAGTGCCGGGAGGAGAAATTTTCCCATCAATGCAAACCGGCGCACTGGATGCTACCGAATGGGTTGGGCCTTATAACGACTTGGCGTTCGGGTTGCACAAGGTGGCTAAATATTACTATTACCCTGGCTGGCAGGAACCTGGCCCGATTCTCGAAGCGATGGTTAATAAAAATGCCTTCGACGCTCTGCCCGCTGATTTGCAAGCTATCGTACGGGAAGCCGCCAAAGCGACACATATGGATATGTTGGCCAATTACACCGCCGAAAATAACCGGGCGCTGAAAACCCTGGTGGAAGAACACGGAGTGCAAGTACGTAAATTCCCCGATGAAGTGCTACGCAAATTGCGTGAAATCTCCAGTCAGGTGCTCGCCGAGGAAGCGGCTAAGGATCCACTTACCCAGAAAGTTTATGATTCTTTTAAAGCCTTTAATCAGCAAGTGGTTAACTGGCACCGGATTTCTGAGCAGGCGTATTTTGAGGCTCGGGAAGAGCATTAACTTGGGTTGTTATATTCAGTCGAATGTCAGGATAATTTACAAACGGATTCTCTCCCCCATAATCTACATCACATAGGTCATTGATACTTATCGAGATGGTGATAATGGCATGCATATTGTATGTTGCTTGGCTTCATTCCAAGG contains:
- a CDS encoding TRAP transporter substrate-binding protein, giving the protein MKKIKSLIIIALMASLVACGGQNGAANNGANSAQQPQQVIKWKMVTTWPKNYPGLGTGANYMAKAITEMSGGRLEVKVYGANELVGALEVFDAVSRGTAEIGHGAAYYWKGKSVAAQFFTAVPFGMNAQEMAGWLYYGGGMELWEEVYAPFGLIPLAAGNTGTQMGGWFNKEINSLKDLQGLKMRIPGLGGEVFSRAGGVSVLVPGGEIFPSMQTGALDATEWVGPYNDLAFGLHKVAKYYYYPGWQEPGPILEAMVNKNAFDALPADLQAIVREAAKATHMDMLANYTAENNRALKTLVEEHGVQVRKFPDEVLRKLREISSQVLAEEAAKDPLTQKVYDSFKAFNQQVVNWHRISEQAYFEAREEH